A single window of Candidatus Dormiibacterota bacterium DNA harbors:
- the lon gene encoding endopeptidase La, whose protein sequence is MAARRKNSQNVIPAGSIGILPLQDAVLFPNTVIPLAVVKKPGIQLVEEALREGKAIGLCVLRDRDIESPVPEDVHRVGTIGVIQKMLKVPDGTLRCIVAGQQVFRIEQFTQEQPYMVATYTELPEVTVENEELVAMQRNLAGLFQKLLSYLPQAPREMEMEVQNITDPSVLSYFVASTMRLDAADRQALLEERDTAKRMRKLTMLLTKELEVVELGHKIQSDIQREMEKNQREFYLRQQLRAIQEELGEVDPQQAEANELRTKIEEAKMPEEARKTADRELERLSRVPQASPEYSVIRTYLDWLVQLPWNTETADHIDIEKARAVLDEDHYDLDKIKDRIVEYLAVGKLKKRLTGPILCFVGPPGVGKTSLGHSIARAMGRKFVRLSVGGVRDEAEIRGHRRTYIGAMPGTIVRSMRDAGTKNPVMMIDEIDKVGADFRGDPQSALLEVLDPEQNVNFRDHYLDLPFDLSHVLFICTANSLDTVSPALRDRMEIIQLSGYTELEKMQIAKRYLLEKQHIANGVRDAQAHISDAALRTIITDYTREAGVRNLERQIGTVFRKVARKIASEPHYRARIKPESLSEYLGKQRFFNEARRRIASIGVATGMVVTPVGGDIVFIETQAMPGTGKVSLTGQLGDVMKESAHAAVSFLRSRSSEFALPEDYFAKHDLHVHVPAGATPKDGPSAGITIATSIASVLTAIKVDPAVAMTGEITLTGQVLPIGGLKEKVLGAKRAGITKVLFPKRNEVDLDDVPKEVRDTMELIPVEQLSEVFEIALGKRVIAPTIFESGRRANNVVPMHRNGAVKRSRIGHQRRKVRR, encoded by the coding sequence ATGGCAGCGCGAAGGAAAAACTCCCAAAACGTCATCCCCGCGGGCTCGATCGGGATTCTGCCGCTGCAGGACGCGGTGCTCTTCCCGAACACGGTGATTCCGCTGGCAGTCGTCAAGAAGCCGGGGATTCAGCTCGTCGAAGAGGCGCTGCGCGAGGGCAAGGCGATCGGCTTGTGCGTACTGCGCGATCGCGACATAGAGAGTCCCGTCCCCGAAGACGTTCATCGCGTCGGCACGATCGGCGTCATCCAAAAGATGCTGAAGGTCCCCGACGGCACGCTGCGGTGCATCGTGGCCGGCCAACAGGTTTTCCGTATCGAGCAGTTCACGCAAGAGCAGCCGTATATGGTCGCGACCTACACCGAGCTGCCCGAGGTGACGGTAGAGAACGAGGAGCTCGTCGCGATGCAGCGCAATCTTGCGGGGCTCTTCCAGAAGCTGCTCTCGTATCTGCCGCAGGCGCCGCGCGAGATGGAGATGGAGGTCCAGAACATCACGGACCCGAGCGTGCTCTCCTACTTCGTCGCGTCAACGATGCGCTTGGATGCCGCAGATCGCCAGGCGCTCCTCGAGGAGCGCGACACGGCCAAGCGCATGCGCAAGCTCACGATGCTGCTGACCAAAGAGTTGGAAGTCGTCGAGCTCGGTCACAAGATTCAGAGCGACATCCAGCGCGAGATGGAGAAGAATCAGCGCGAGTTCTACCTGCGCCAGCAGCTGCGCGCGATTCAGGAGGAGCTCGGCGAGGTCGATCCACAGCAGGCCGAGGCGAACGAGCTTCGCACGAAGATCGAAGAGGCGAAGATGCCCGAGGAGGCGCGAAAGACCGCCGACCGCGAGCTCGAGCGCCTGTCGCGCGTACCGCAGGCATCGCCCGAGTACAGCGTGATTCGTACGTACCTGGACTGGCTCGTGCAGCTCCCGTGGAACACGGAAACGGCCGATCATATCGATATCGAGAAGGCGCGCGCCGTGCTCGACGAAGATCACTACGACCTCGACAAGATCAAGGACCGCATCGTCGAGTATCTGGCGGTCGGCAAACTCAAGAAGCGCCTGACCGGGCCGATCCTTTGCTTCGTGGGGCCGCCGGGCGTGGGAAAAACCTCGCTCGGTCATTCGATTGCACGCGCGATGGGTCGCAAGTTCGTGCGGCTCTCCGTCGGAGGCGTGCGCGACGAAGCCGAGATTCGCGGGCATCGCCGCACGTACATCGGAGCGATGCCGGGCACGATCGTCCGCTCGATGCGCGACGCTGGCACGAAGAACCCAGTGATGATGATCGACGAGATCGACAAAGTCGGTGCGGATTTCCGCGGCGATCCTCAGTCGGCGCTGCTGGAGGTTCTCGACCCGGAGCAGAACGTCAACTTCCGCGACCACTATCTCGACTTGCCGTTTGATCTCTCGCACGTGCTCTTCATCTGCACGGCGAACAGCCTCGATACGGTCTCACCCGCTCTGCGCGATCGCATGGAGATCATCCAGCTCTCCGGCTACACCGAGCTCGAGAAGATGCAGATCGCCAAGCGATACCTGCTCGAAAAGCAGCACATCGCAAACGGCGTCCGGGACGCGCAAGCGCATATCAGCGATGCGGCGCTGCGGACCATTATTACCGACTACACGCGCGAGGCTGGCGTGCGCAATCTCGAGAGGCAGATCGGAACGGTCTTTCGCAAAGTGGCCCGCAAGATCGCGTCCGAGCCGCACTACAGGGCGCGCATCAAGCCGGAGAGCCTGAGCGAGTATCTCGGCAAGCAGCGTTTCTTCAACGAGGCACGCCGGCGCATCGCGTCGATCGGCGTTGCAACGGGTATGGTGGTGACGCCGGTTGGCGGTGATATCGTTTTCATCGAGACGCAGGCGATGCCGGGTACCGGCAAAGTCTCGCTCACGGGCCAGCTCGGCGACGTCATGAAAGAGAGCGCGCACGCGGCGGTCTCGTTCCTGCGCTCGCGCTCGAGCGAGTTCGCCCTACCCGAGGATTACTTCGCGAAGCACGACCTTCACGTCCACGTACCGGCGGGCGCGACGCCGAAGGACGGTCCGTCGGCCGGCATCACGATTGCAACGTCGATTGCCTCGGTACTGACGGCCATCAAAGTCGATCCTGCCGTCGCGATGACCGGAGAGATTACGCTCACGGGTCAGGTGCTGCCGATCGGGGGGCTCAAGGAGAAGGTTCTCGGCGCGAAGCGCGCCGGCATCACGAAGGTACTCTTCCCGAAGCGTAACGAGGTCGATCTCGACGACGTTCCCAAGGAAGTGCGCGACACGATGGAGCTGATACCTGTCGAGCAGCTTTCGGAAGTCTTCGAAATCGCACTCGGGAAGCGCGTCATCGCGCCGACGATCTTCGAGAGCGGCCGCCGCGCGAACAACGTCGTGCCGATGCACCGCAACGGTGCGGTGAAACGCAGTCGCATAGGACATCAGCGGCGAAAAGTGCGGCGCTAG
- a CDS encoding Hsp20/alpha crystallin family protein: MDFVIRSRTVAFEPNADVFVDDARSSVVVTVEVAGANPESLRVEIDDERHLVISGDRPRETRSASGSFVQKEISYGEFSKRIHLPVAVEYDGAAATYGDGVLAIALRISQTAYRPTERTEIRMIVKRVPF; the protein is encoded by the coding sequence ATGGACTTTGTGATCCGCTCGCGGACGGTTGCCTTCGAGCCGAACGCCGACGTCTTCGTCGACGACGCGCGCTCGTCGGTCGTCGTCACAGTTGAAGTTGCAGGCGCGAACCCTGAAAGCTTGCGCGTCGAGATCGACGACGAGCGCCACCTCGTCATCTCCGGGGACCGCCCGCGCGAAACGCGATCGGCCTCGGGATCGTTCGTCCAGAAAGAGATTTCCTACGGAGAGTTCAGCAAGCGCATTCACCTTCCGGTTGCCGTCGAGTACGACGGTGCCGCGGCGACGTATGGCGACGGCGTTCTCGCCATCGCGCTGCGCATCTCGCAGACTGCGTACCGGCCCACAGAGCGCACGGAGATACGCATGATCGTCAAACGGGTCCCGTTCTGA
- a CDS encoding amino acid permease has product MPGGLNATLLRRLGTRDAALIVMGGIIGSGIFRNPSVVAKIVHVGWAMLAVWVAGGAVALLGAFVFAELAARRPHDGGLYAYMREAFHPVVAFMYGWTLLLVSQSGGMAAAALTFAGYFQPLTGISADPTLLALAVLSVFTVVNCLGVREGSNLQNVFMVLKIAAIAALIAAGFLAHPTAAAAAPLVAAGATLPLLGAMAVSMIAVLFAYSGWQTSSFMTGELKEPSRTLPRGMVWGVCGVVVLYVLVNVVCLRVLGPTGLMRTDAPASEVLRALLGSRGAQLIAALVALSTLGFLSNQILVSPRVYHAMAKDGLFFRQIGWLHPRTRVPVIAIALQGAVAIFITLWKGYAEILNYVISVDYVFFALAAIAVFVFRARDRARQEARPGFVVPLHPYSTALFALVAVAVVITTYVASFLNALVTLGLFLAAIPAYYGFVALRRRERPMPTAPSAEPTLHG; this is encoded by the coding sequence TTGCCCGGCGGCCTGAACGCAACGTTGTTGCGCAGGCTCGGCACGCGCGATGCCGCGCTCATCGTCATGGGCGGGATCATCGGCTCGGGCATCTTTCGCAATCCCTCGGTCGTCGCAAAGATCGTTCACGTCGGGTGGGCGATGCTCGCGGTCTGGGTCGCAGGTGGTGCCGTTGCCCTGCTCGGCGCGTTCGTCTTCGCCGAGCTGGCCGCGCGGCGACCGCACGACGGCGGGCTCTATGCGTACATGCGCGAGGCCTTTCATCCCGTGGTCGCCTTCATGTACGGCTGGACGCTGCTGCTCGTCTCGCAGAGCGGCGGCATGGCGGCGGCCGCGCTGACCTTTGCCGGATACTTCCAACCGCTTACCGGGATCAGCGCCGATCCGACGCTTCTCGCACTGGCCGTTCTCTCGGTCTTCACCGTCGTCAACTGTCTCGGCGTCCGCGAAGGAAGCAATCTCCAGAACGTCTTCATGGTCTTGAAGATCGCCGCGATCGCCGCGCTGATCGCCGCCGGATTTCTCGCGCATCCCACCGCAGCGGCGGCTGCGCCGCTCGTCGCTGCGGGCGCAACCCTCCCGTTGCTCGGGGCGATGGCCGTCTCGATGATCGCGGTGCTCTTCGCGTACAGCGGGTGGCAGACGTCGAGCTTCATGACGGGCGAGCTCAAGGAGCCGTCGCGAACGCTTCCGCGCGGCATGGTGTGGGGAGTGTGCGGCGTCGTCGTCCTCTACGTGCTCGTCAACGTTGTGTGCCTGCGCGTGCTCGGTCCCACGGGTCTGATGCGCACCGACGCTCCGGCGTCGGAGGTGCTGCGCGCGCTGCTAGGCTCGCGCGGCGCGCAGCTCATCGCCGCGCTCGTCGCGCTCTCGACCCTCGGCTTCTTGAGCAATCAGATTCTCGTCTCTCCGCGCGTCTACCACGCAATGGCGAAAGACGGCCTCTTCTTTCGCCAGATCGGCTGGCTGCATCCGAGAACGCGCGTGCCGGTGATCGCCATCGCGCTCCAAGGCGCGGTCGCCATTTTCATCACGCTCTGGAAGGGCTACGCGGAGATCCTAAACTACGTCATCTCGGTCGATTACGTCTTCTTCGCGCTCGCCGCAATCGCCGTGTTCGTCTTTCGCGCGCGCGATCGCGCCCGGCAAGAGGCGCGTCCGGGTTTCGTCGTGCCGTTGCACCCGTACAGCACCGCACTCTTTGCGCTCGTAGCAGTGGCCGTCGTAATCACCACGTACGTTGCCTCGTTCCTGAACGCGCTCGTGACGCTCGGGCTTTTCCTCGCGGCAATCCCGGCGTACTACGGCTTCGTCGCCCTGCGGCGCAGGGAAAGGCCTATGCCGACGGCGCCGTCAGCCGAACCCACTCTTCACGGCTGA
- a CDS encoding 2-oxoacid:ferredoxin oxidoreductase subunit beta: MNIIGLARDVYKGLPTTLCAGCGHNSITNHLIKALYEFGVDPHRLAKMSGIGCSSKTPAYFVEQAHGFNGLHGRMPSAATGAKLANRELLVLGISGDGDTASIGLGQYCHMIRRNLDCTYLIENNGCYGLTKGQFSATADAGSKQKNGKINEFTAIDLCGLAVELGASFVARSFSGDGKQLVPLLQAAFAHRGTAILDIVSPCVTFNDHVGSTKSYAYVKEHGFALHTPDFIIGSKEIEVDYEPGTVQDIAFDDGSHVLLRKLERDYDPTSRLGALAVIDETRERGELVTGLLYVDTAAQDLCEREHLTKTPLAQLKEDDLRISREEWVRLTAPSA; this comes from the coding sequence GTGAATATCATCGGTCTCGCGCGCGACGTCTACAAAGGCTTGCCGACGACGCTGTGCGCGGGCTGCGGCCACAACTCGATCACGAATCACCTCATCAAGGCACTGTACGAGTTCGGCGTCGATCCGCATCGCCTCGCGAAGATGAGCGGAATCGGCTGCTCCTCGAAGACGCCGGCGTATTTCGTCGAGCAGGCGCACGGGTTCAACGGCCTGCACGGGCGCATGCCCTCTGCCGCAACCGGCGCTAAGCTCGCGAACCGCGAGCTTCTCGTGCTGGGCATCAGCGGCGATGGAGACACGGCCTCAATCGGCCTCGGTCAGTACTGCCACATGATTCGCCGCAATCTCGACTGCACGTACCTCATCGAGAACAACGGCTGTTACGGGCTGACCAAGGGCCAGTTCTCCGCCACCGCCGACGCCGGCTCCAAACAGAAGAACGGAAAGATCAATGAGTTCACGGCGATCGACCTCTGCGGGCTCGCGGTCGAGCTCGGCGCGTCGTTCGTGGCGCGCTCCTTCTCGGGCGACGGCAAGCAGTTGGTCCCGCTCTTGCAGGCGGCGTTCGCGCATCGCGGCACGGCGATTCTCGACATCGTGAGCCCATGCGTCACCTTCAACGATCACGTCGGCTCGACGAAGAGCTACGCCTACGTGAAGGAGCATGGCTTCGCTCTGCACACGCCCGACTTCATCATTGGCAGCAAGGAGATCGAGGTCGATTACGAGCCCGGAACCGTTCAGGACATCGCCTTCGACGATGGGTCGCACGTCTTGCTGCGCAAACTCGAGCGCGACTACGATCCCACCAGCCGTCTCGGCGCGCTCGCGGTGATCGACGAAACGCGCGAACGCGGCGAGCTCGTCACGGGGCTGCTCTACGTCGACACGGCCGCGCAGGATCTCTGCGAACGCGAGCATTTGACGAAGACGCCGCTCGCGCAGCTGAAGGAAGACGACCTGCGCATCAGCCGTGAAGAGTGGGTTCGGCTGACGGCGCCGTCGGCATAG
- a CDS encoding 2-oxoacid:acceptor oxidoreductase subunit alpha — protein MPGPVVNDFTIRIATVNGSGSQSSNLVLSNAIFRLGIPVAPKNVFPSNIEGLPTWFDIRVTGKGYQCRSRDVEVLVALDAATWREDVAALKPGGIAIHESAYPLDGKTHRDDVTYFPVPFTEMGKKHFANADLRKYLVNMIYVGVLGELVGLDDATIEAAVKTQFRSKPAAVETNMQAVRLGVEYARDHLAKQDAFRLQPMRGKTDGTIFMDGNRAAALGCIMGGCTVAAWYPITPSSSLCESFIALAERYRVDAKTGEKNVAVVQAEDELAAAGIVFGAGWAGARAMTSTSGPGLSLMAEYAGFGYYAEIPGVIFDVQRAGPSTGLPTRTMQGDVAFAYMLSHGDTKHVVLLPASVEEAYAFAMEAFDLAERFQTPVFVLSDLDLGMNSWMSTPLPYPEKPFDRGKVLSAEDLAKLDSWGRYRDVDGDGIPYRTLPGTNHENAGFFTRGTGHDEQARYSENPQTWQHGLDRLVRKHDTARARVPEPIADEAGRSVGLIAYGTTHHAVVEARDVLHDDGLEVDYLRVRALPLSPGVASFVERHERVYVAEQNRDGQLYGILRMELPAHLVSRLHSIRHYNGVPIDAQAIVEPLQAAERDPSTPHPRAALEVTGTL, from the coding sequence GTGCCCGGTCCGGTCGTCAACGATTTTACCATCCGCATCGCCACGGTCAACGGTTCCGGCAGTCAATCCTCCAATCTCGTTTTGAGCAACGCGATCTTCCGTCTTGGAATACCGGTCGCGCCGAAGAACGTTTTCCCATCGAACATCGAGGGTTTGCCGACGTGGTTCGACATCCGCGTTACGGGGAAGGGCTATCAATGCCGCAGCCGCGACGTCGAGGTGCTCGTTGCGCTCGATGCGGCAACGTGGCGCGAGGACGTCGCGGCGCTGAAACCGGGCGGCATCGCGATCCACGAGAGCGCATATCCTCTCGACGGGAAGACGCATCGCGACGACGTGACCTACTTCCCGGTTCCGTTCACCGAGATGGGCAAGAAGCACTTTGCAAACGCCGATCTGCGCAAGTACCTCGTGAACATGATCTACGTCGGCGTCCTGGGCGAGCTCGTCGGCCTCGACGACGCGACGATCGAAGCGGCCGTCAAGACCCAGTTCCGCAGCAAGCCCGCCGCGGTCGAAACGAACATGCAGGCGGTGCGGCTCGGCGTCGAGTACGCGCGCGATCACCTGGCGAAACAAGACGCGTTTCGCCTCCAGCCGATGCGCGGTAAGACCGACGGCACGATATTCATGGACGGCAACCGCGCGGCGGCGCTCGGTTGCATCATGGGCGGCTGCACCGTCGCTGCATGGTATCCGATTACGCCGTCCTCGTCGTTATGCGAATCCTTCATCGCGCTTGCTGAGCGGTATCGCGTCGATGCGAAGACCGGTGAGAAGAACGTCGCGGTCGTTCAAGCCGAGGACGAGCTCGCTGCAGCCGGTATCGTGTTCGGCGCCGGATGGGCCGGCGCGCGGGCGATGACGTCGACATCTGGCCCGGGACTCTCCTTGATGGCGGAGTACGCCGGCTTCGGTTATTACGCCGAGATTCCGGGCGTAATCTTCGACGTGCAGCGGGCGGGACCGTCGACGGGGTTGCCCACGCGAACGATGCAAGGCGACGTGGCTTTTGCGTACATGCTCTCGCACGGCGACACGAAGCACGTGGTGCTTCTACCCGCCAGCGTCGAGGAGGCGTACGCGTTTGCAATGGAGGCGTTCGATCTCGCGGAGCGCTTTCAGACCCCCGTATTCGTGTTGAGCGATCTCGATCTCGGAATGAACTCGTGGATGAGCACGCCGCTGCCGTATCCCGAGAAACCGTTCGATCGCGGAAAAGTCTTGAGCGCCGAGGATCTCGCGAAGCTCGACTCGTGGGGCCGGTATCGCGACGTGGACGGCGACGGGATCCCATACCGCACGCTTCCCGGAACGAATCACGAGAACGCAGGTTTCTTCACGCGCGGAACCGGCCACGACGAGCAGGCCCGGTACTCGGAGAACCCGCAGACGTGGCAGCATGGCCTGGACCGGCTCGTACGCAAGCACGACACCGCCCGCGCGCGCGTTCCGGAGCCGATTGCGGACGAGGCCGGACGTAGCGTCGGGCTCATTGCGTACGGCACGACGCACCACGCTGTCGTCGAGGCGCGCGACGTGCTCCACGACGACGGCTTGGAAGTCGACTATCTTCGGGTGCGCGCGCTTCCACTCTCACCCGGCGTCGCGAGCTTCGTCGAGCGCCACGAGCGCGTCTACGTCGCCGAGCAGAACCGCGACGGCCAGCTCTACGGCATCCTGCGCATGGAGCTGCCGGCGCATCTCGTCTCTCGCCTCCATTCGATTCGCCACTACAACGGCGTGCCGATCGACGCGCAGGCCATCGTCGAGCCGCTCCAAGCCGCGGAGCGCGATCCTTCGACTCCGCATCCTCGCGCGGCACTCGAGGTGACGGGAACGTTATGA